A window of Corallococcus macrosporus DSM 14697 contains these coding sequences:
- the tssK gene encoding type VI secretion system baseplate subunit TssK, which yields MKSVQRVVWSEGMFMSPHHLQQQDLYHEQLLDERLASLEPYPWGVVALEFDMEALRAGQVQLTHFAGILPDGLPVSFESGDAEAPPARPADGYFPPAQRTLDVYLGVPRERSGVESFGSGERLGSSPRYTPASRPVSDLTASTSISQVAFGQRNVRLLFGTEPRDDFESIKLCELSRDRSGNLTLVESFIPSCLRIDASPFIMNELRTMLRLMVSKQRQLSSRRRHRDASALEFTAGDVTLFLELNALNGTIPFLQHALDAGNLRPRDLYLALAQCAGQLCTFSASADPSTLPAFQFTNLRATFEDLFRRLSELMRSVALEQCLSVELPAGTDGMFRGRLEDDRLERCGHFILAVRSELPERVVAEQLPKLSKVAAWEDIRALVQAAAPGVPLSVTYRPPPEIPVQPGTVYFSLSMNDGYWRNVMRDRNLAIYLPQPFDASRTTVELLAVPTANR from the coding sequence ATGAAGTCCGTGCAGCGAGTCGTGTGGTCGGAGGGCATGTTCATGAGCCCCCACCACCTCCAGCAGCAGGACCTCTACCACGAGCAACTGCTGGATGAGCGGCTGGCCTCGCTCGAACCCTACCCCTGGGGCGTGGTGGCCCTGGAGTTCGACATGGAGGCGCTGCGCGCCGGACAGGTGCAGCTCACCCACTTCGCGGGCATCCTCCCCGACGGGCTGCCCGTCTCCTTCGAATCCGGAGACGCCGAGGCGCCGCCCGCGCGGCCCGCGGACGGCTACTTCCCGCCCGCGCAGCGCACCCTGGACGTGTACCTGGGCGTGCCGCGCGAGCGCAGCGGCGTGGAGAGCTTCGGCAGCGGCGAGCGGCTGGGCAGCAGCCCGCGCTACACGCCGGCCTCCCGCCCCGTCAGTGACTTGACGGCCTCCACCTCCATCTCGCAGGTGGCCTTCGGTCAGCGCAACGTGCGGCTCCTGTTCGGCACCGAGCCGCGGGACGACTTCGAGTCCATCAAGCTGTGCGAGCTGTCCAGGGACCGGTCCGGCAACCTGACGCTGGTCGAGTCCTTCATCCCGTCCTGCCTGCGCATCGACGCGTCGCCGTTCATCATGAACGAGCTGCGCACGATGCTGCGGCTGATGGTGTCCAAGCAGCGGCAGCTCTCCTCGCGCCGGCGGCACCGGGACGCCTCCGCGCTGGAGTTCACCGCGGGCGACGTGACGCTCTTCCTGGAGCTCAACGCGCTCAACGGCACCATCCCCTTCCTCCAGCACGCGCTGGACGCGGGCAACCTGAGGCCCAGGGATTTGTACCTGGCGCTGGCGCAGTGCGCGGGGCAGCTCTGCACCTTCTCCGCCAGCGCGGACCCGTCCACCCTGCCCGCCTTCCAGTTCACCAACCTGCGCGCAACCTTCGAGGACCTGTTCCGCCGCCTCTCCGAGCTGATGCGCTCGGTGGCGCTGGAGCAGTGCCTGTCGGTGGAGCTGCCGGCGGGCACCGACGGCATGTTCCGCGGCCGGCTGGAGGACGACCGGCTGGAGCGCTGCGGGCACTTCATCCTCGCGGTGCGCAGCGAGCTGCCCGAGCGGGTGGTGGCCGAGCAGCTCCCCAAGCTGTCCAAGGTGGCCGCCTGGGAGGACATCCGCGCGCTGGTGCAGGCGGCCGCCCCTGGCGTGCCGCTGTCGGTGACGTACCGCCCGCCGCCGGAGATTCCGGTGCAGCCGGGCACCGTCTACTTCAGCCTCTCCATGAATGACGGCTACTGGAGGAACGTCATGCGCGACCGGAACCTCGCCATCTACCTCCCGCAGCCGTTCGACGCGAGCCGAACGACCGTGGAACTGCTCGCGGTCCCCACCGCCAATCGCTGA
- a CDS encoding DotU family type IV/VI secretion system protein, with protein MDRVTEATKDCFDAAIQLRGSDASAVPPPETLHHRLRGVVDETLRRAAVLGFSHQDAQDMAYALVALIDEVVLGRPEEYRQLWMPLQLHYFNENVAGDGFFARLNTVRKDPHRHEVLQVYYLCMLFGFQGRYRIRGGELELMTLIDTVQKDLERARPFDFDVLSPHGDRPTESLLSKRKKASAVGISAGALAVAVLFYGVLQFFLNDKVGELRSRIEVHAARNTATSASQTQAAGGAQ; from the coding sequence ATGGACCGAGTCACCGAAGCCACGAAGGATTGTTTCGACGCCGCCATCCAGCTCCGCGGCTCCGATGCCTCGGCGGTGCCCCCGCCGGAGACGCTGCACCACCGCCTGCGCGGCGTGGTGGACGAGACGCTGCGGCGCGCCGCCGTGCTGGGCTTCAGCCATCAGGACGCCCAGGACATGGCCTACGCGCTGGTGGCGCTCATCGACGAGGTCGTCCTGGGCCGGCCGGAGGAGTACCGGCAGCTCTGGATGCCCCTGCAGCTCCACTACTTCAATGAGAATGTCGCCGGTGACGGCTTCTTCGCGCGCCTCAACACCGTGCGCAAGGACCCGCACCGGCACGAGGTGCTGCAGGTCTACTACCTGTGCATGCTCTTCGGCTTCCAGGGCCGCTACCGCATCCGCGGCGGCGAGCTGGAGCTGATGACGCTCATCGACACGGTGCAGAAGGACCTGGAGCGCGCGCGGCCCTTCGACTTCGACGTGCTGTCACCGCACGGGGACCGGCCCACCGAGTCGCTGCTCTCCAAGCGCAAGAAGGCCTCCGCGGTGGGCATCTCCGCGGGCGCGCTCGCGGTGGCCGTCCTGTTCTACGGCGTGCTGCAGTTCTTCCTCAACGACAAGGTTGGTGAGCTCAGAAGCCGCATTGAAGTCCACGCGGCCCGCAACACCGCGACGAGCGCCAGCCAGACGCAGGCGGCCGGAGGGGCGCAGTGA
- the tssC gene encoding type VI secretion system contractile sheath large subunit, translating into MANETQTQKSTGVANDASLSLLDEILSEAKLKPKDEGYDVAKRGVQAFITEMLAPNRAEERVDKALVDAMIAEIDKRLSAQVNEILHAQEFQKLESSWRSLKFMVDRTDFRENTRVEMLNVSKDDLQKDFEDAPEVTKSGLYKLVYSNEYGVFGGKPYGIISANYDFNVGPQDMELLRKCASVAAMAHAPFIGNAAPEVFGEESFLKLPDLKDLKSLFEGPQYARWHSFRESEDARYVGLALPRFLLRLPYGEKTVPVKAFNFTEDVVGHHERYLWGHASVALTSRVADSFAKFRWSPNIIGPQSGGAVENLPLHQYEAMGEIQTKIPTEVMLTERREFELSEEGFIGLVFRKDSDNAAFFSANSTQKPKFFGNTPEGKAAETNYRLGTQLPYMFIMTRLAHYIKVLQREQIGSWKEKSDLERELNHWLSQYISDMDDPAPAVRSRRPLRAARVVVEDVDGQPGWYRCSLQVRPHFKYMGASFTLSLVGKLDKE; encoded by the coding sequence ATGGCCAACGAGACCCAGACCCAGAAGTCCACGGGCGTCGCCAATGACGCCTCGCTGTCCCTGCTCGACGAAATCCTGTCCGAGGCCAAGCTGAAGCCGAAGGACGAGGGTTACGACGTCGCCAAGCGCGGCGTGCAGGCCTTCATCACGGAGATGCTGGCGCCCAACCGCGCCGAGGAGCGCGTGGACAAGGCGCTCGTCGACGCGATGATCGCCGAAATCGACAAGCGGCTGTCCGCCCAGGTCAACGAAATCCTCCACGCGCAGGAGTTCCAGAAGCTGGAGTCCTCGTGGCGCTCGCTGAAGTTCATGGTGGACCGCACCGACTTCCGCGAGAACACCCGCGTGGAGATGCTCAACGTCTCCAAGGACGACCTCCAGAAGGACTTCGAGGACGCGCCGGAGGTCACCAAGAGCGGCCTGTACAAGCTGGTGTACTCCAACGAGTACGGCGTCTTCGGCGGCAAGCCCTACGGCATCATCTCCGCCAACTACGACTTCAACGTGGGCCCGCAGGACATGGAGCTCTTGCGCAAGTGCGCCTCCGTGGCCGCCATGGCGCACGCGCCCTTCATCGGCAACGCCGCGCCGGAGGTGTTCGGCGAGGAGAGCTTCCTCAAGCTGCCCGACCTGAAGGACCTCAAGTCCCTCTTCGAGGGTCCGCAGTACGCCCGCTGGCACTCCTTCCGCGAGAGCGAGGACGCGCGCTACGTGGGCCTGGCGCTGCCGCGCTTCCTGCTGCGCCTGCCCTACGGTGAGAAGACGGTGCCGGTGAAGGCCTTCAACTTCACCGAGGACGTCGTGGGCCACCACGAGCGCTACCTGTGGGGTCACGCCTCCGTGGCCCTCACCAGCCGCGTGGCGGACTCGTTCGCCAAGTTCCGCTGGAGCCCGAACATCATCGGGCCCCAGTCCGGCGGCGCGGTGGAGAACCTGCCGCTGCACCAGTACGAGGCCATGGGGGAGATCCAGACCAAGATTCCCACCGAGGTCATGCTCACCGAGCGGCGCGAGTTCGAGCTCTCCGAGGAGGGCTTCATCGGGCTCGTGTTCCGCAAGGACTCCGACAACGCGGCCTTCTTCAGCGCCAACTCCACGCAGAAGCCCAAGTTCTTCGGCAACACGCCCGAGGGCAAGGCGGCGGAGACCAACTACCGCCTGGGCACGCAGCTTCCCTACATGTTCATCATGACCCGCCTGGCGCACTACATCAAAGTGCTCCAGCGCGAGCAGATTGGAAGCTGGAAGGAGAAGTCCGACCTGGAGCGCGAGCTCAACCACTGGCTCAGCCAGTACATCTCCGACATGGACGACCCCGCGCCCGCCGTGCGCTCGCGCCGCCCCCTGCGCGCCGCGCGCGTGGTGGTGGAGGACGTGGACGGTCAGCCGGGCTGGTACCGCTGCAGCCTGCAGGTGCGCCCCCACTTCAAGTACATGGGCGCGTCGTTCACCCTGTCGCTCGTCGGCAAGTTGGACAAGGAGTAG
- the tssA gene encoding type VI secretion system protein TssA codes for MPPTLEQLRERARPWAEPVPGASPAGVQAKHEPAYEAVALEVAKLESPASKAVRWDDVVEGASDLLKHTTKDLWLAAYLAYGLYATRGVDGAATGAAVLAEVTEQYWEGLFPEAKRLRGRANAVGWFVDRLGRILPTVEQASVSAEPLDALATAVKRLAQLSRERFSDMAPAFGPLQDAIARLRAGLPEPEPASVTAGRSASPEDADGSRPPEAGNASSQDADGAGALRPDAAPDDAAASATDRRAAGDADNGRHAAGPGAGNDSAESHGKAPQGPGNAKANAAHGPRGASGKGNAAQGAPAEKNAPTAQGTAASQSAPARAAAVEVPPLPELPSTPDLSSAEAVTDFLRNVGGALLNASDALRRVSPEDPLSYRLKRMGLWLHLTQPPAADGNGRTLIHPVPELLRTKLETLEQNQRWGDLLDECESALARHRFTLTLHRYSATALKGLGGAYAGARGALVQELAIQLRRMTGVETLLSTVGTPLTDDATRDWLRDEVLRASAPPPAGSATALSTALALAPLALGTSVQGDGAALEAEARTLLDEGRVHEAVTRLQAAVTAASTGRARFISRLELARLCANAGQLPLARAVYDALDEEVSAHALDTWEPALAAACLEGWLQTRTPAEKESGPVAVKFRNRYRRLALLDSSATLRVGA; via the coding sequence ATGCCACCCACCCTGGAACAGCTTCGTGAACGTGCCCGTCCCTGGGCCGAGCCCGTGCCGGGAGCGTCCCCGGCCGGCGTGCAGGCGAAGCACGAGCCCGCCTACGAAGCCGTCGCGCTGGAGGTGGCGAAGCTGGAGTCGCCAGCCAGCAAAGCCGTGCGCTGGGATGACGTCGTCGAGGGCGCCAGCGACCTGCTGAAGCACACCACCAAGGACCTCTGGCTCGCCGCGTACCTGGCCTATGGCCTGTATGCCACGCGAGGCGTGGACGGCGCAGCCACCGGCGCGGCCGTGCTCGCCGAGGTGACGGAGCAGTACTGGGAGGGGCTCTTCCCGGAGGCGAAGCGGCTGCGCGGCCGGGCCAACGCCGTGGGCTGGTTCGTGGACCGGCTGGGCCGCATCCTGCCCACCGTGGAGCAGGCCTCCGTGAGCGCCGAGCCCCTGGATGCGCTGGCCACCGCGGTGAAGCGCCTCGCCCAGCTCTCACGCGAGCGGTTCTCGGACATGGCCCCCGCCTTCGGGCCGCTCCAGGACGCCATCGCCAGGCTCCGCGCGGGGCTCCCCGAGCCCGAGCCCGCCAGCGTCACGGCTGGACGCAGCGCGTCCCCGGAGGACGCGGATGGCTCGCGTCCCCCCGAGGCCGGGAATGCGTCGTCCCAGGACGCTGACGGCGCAGGAGCCCTGCGGCCGGATGCGGCACCAGACGACGCGGCCGCGTCCGCCACGGACCGCCGCGCCGCCGGGGACGCGGACAATGGCAGGCACGCCGCGGGGCCAGGCGCTGGCAATGACAGCGCGGAAAGCCATGGCAAGGCGCCCCAGGGCCCGGGCAATGCCAAGGCAAACGCGGCACACGGCCCCCGTGGCGCCTCGGGCAAAGGCAACGCCGCGCAGGGCGCCCCCGCCGAGAAGAACGCCCCCACGGCCCAGGGCACCGCCGCCTCGCAGAGCGCCCCCGCACGCGCCGCCGCCGTTGAAGTCCCGCCCCTCCCGGAGCTGCCGTCCACGCCGGACCTGTCCAGCGCGGAGGCGGTGACGGACTTCCTGCGCAACGTGGGCGGCGCGCTGCTGAACGCCTCGGACGCGCTGCGCCGGGTGAGCCCAGAGGACCCGCTCTCCTACCGCCTCAAGCGCATGGGCCTGTGGCTTCACCTGACCCAGCCGCCCGCCGCGGATGGCAACGGGCGGACGCTGATCCACCCGGTGCCGGAGCTGCTGCGCACCAAGCTGGAGACCCTGGAGCAGAACCAGCGCTGGGGCGACCTGCTGGATGAATGCGAGTCCGCGCTGGCCCGCCACCGCTTCACCCTGACGCTCCACCGCTACAGCGCCACCGCCTTGAAGGGCCTGGGCGGCGCCTACGCCGGAGCCCGCGGCGCGCTGGTGCAGGAGCTGGCCATCCAGCTCAGGCGGATGACGGGCGTGGAGACGCTCCTCTCCACCGTGGGCACCCCGCTCACGGACGACGCCACCCGGGACTGGCTGCGCGACGAGGTCCTCCGCGCGAGCGCGCCCCCACCGGCGGGCTCGGCCACCGCGCTGTCCACGGCCCTGGCACTTGCGCCCCTGGCGCTGGGGACGTCCGTCCAGGGCGACGGCGCGGCGCTGGAGGCCGAAGCCCGCACGTTGCTCGACGAGGGCCGCGTTCACGAAGCCGTCACCCGGCTGCAGGCCGCCGTCACCGCCGCCAGCACCGGCCGCGCGCGCTTCATCTCCCGGCTGGAGCTGGCGCGGCTGTGTGCCAATGCGGGCCAGTTGCCGCTCGCGCGCGCCGTCTATGATGCCTTGGACGAAGAGGTCTCCGCCCACGCGCTCGACACCTGGGAGCCGGCGCTCGCCGCCGCGTGCCTGGAAGGGTGGCTGCAAACCCGAACGCCCGCTGAAAAGGAGTCGGGCCCGGTGGCAGTGAAATTTCGAAACCGGTATCGTCGTCTAGCGTTGTTGGACTCTTCCGCCACGCTGCGCGTCGGCGCTTGA
- the tssM gene encoding type VI secretion system membrane subunit TssM: protein MGYLLPLLGIGAPMFALMTYLGFTMQQAAIIAALAGLLAMGVVWLVKRIRARAAAKKLEGALAAQADEQATTVRPDLQPEIKAMQGEFTKAVEALKASKLARGGKDALAVLPWYLIVGPPGAGKSTALRNSGLKFPYLSARGGVRGVGGTRNCDWWLTNEAVLLDTAGRYTSAEEDRPEWLAFLDTVAKHRPNRPINGLIVAISVSELLNADPQAVGEMGQTIRERLDEITTRLKMLVPVYVMITKCDLLPGFVEMFSDLSRVERGQIWGFTVPLEQQREASTDLFRERFDEMLSVLEQRSLRRLGQERRLETREKIYGFPQKFDALRKNLAEFLQPLFLENVFQDTPVFRGLYFNSGTQELRPVDKVSPSAAEMFGSTNGRAQTDGATDGRSYFLWDVFTKVMFQDQQVAVRSSLEEARVRRQRMVLASAAFAATVLLLSLPTVSFFQNRGMAEAVTDAITRVNLDPRDDIRRVEDLIPLRNRLQELTEYEEGGAPVFMRFGLYQGQKLLPQARQFYNAALRRVLLGKQFELIQQRLDSFGKNPDLLKVRSDEDYSKHFDAYRQYFDDLKMYLLVTTPRDPREPELDETQRKWLQDEIVKHWKRVRGDSVDERAVANHAETFLLMLANEQMLPEEHKPAREQRIAFSRVTGVVQSARRSLNNVPLVRLELAQLVANMSGAYPDVTLEQLVGSVPQMSAESRVRGAFTRKAYDDVIRERLELAFQDQQSWVLDRDEKVDTASSRRELRTRYFEAYTQEWKDFLGSIRVQAPENLTQMESLLTNLTRGKPKPYGRLFRALTYNVVLDKRDTKAAEAETGLLARAGKLFGSEPEKEAAKKRELLNANSPSGAQEVTARDVEREFASLIRFATETSKTEDGEESLTALDSYEDQLATVQTTLLAVKDKPAESGLLLDKIETTRNNVELMVRKQTDNVAIFERLLLPPFQEMRSVVFVGVACNKSKLWNDQVVLAWNHAFKGKYPFDRASQADAPLPEVAEFLRPEGGLVRKFVKEQLLEDVVATGRRWEFTSSGGVMYRPDMLNFLEKTGALSTTLFPGGDTVDPLVRFQVRLRPGVSADGMASQISSITLTLDGTDETYRNGPDTVWKPMIWPGQAGKLGARITVQSADGSTETSLEAEGDWGLFRLLERVKRIEPSADGRYFTATWEIEEMNGALVSIDFRPERTANPFFGMSGNTSKLLAIFRDPGLQPPVSIARKGECASQAVAADGVR from the coding sequence ATGGGGTACCTGCTACCGCTGCTCGGCATCGGCGCGCCGATGTTCGCCCTGATGACGTACCTGGGTTTCACCATGCAGCAGGCGGCCATCATCGCCGCGCTCGCGGGCCTGCTGGCCATGGGCGTGGTGTGGCTCGTCAAACGCATCCGCGCGCGCGCCGCCGCCAAGAAGCTGGAGGGCGCGCTGGCGGCGCAGGCGGATGAGCAGGCCACCACCGTGCGGCCGGACCTGCAGCCTGAAATCAAGGCCATGCAGGGGGAGTTCACCAAGGCGGTGGAGGCCCTCAAGGCCTCCAAGCTGGCGCGCGGCGGCAAGGACGCGCTGGCGGTGCTGCCCTGGTACCTCATCGTCGGGCCGCCGGGCGCCGGCAAGAGCACCGCGCTGCGCAACTCCGGGCTGAAGTTCCCCTACCTCTCCGCGCGCGGCGGCGTGCGCGGCGTGGGCGGCACGCGCAACTGCGACTGGTGGCTGACCAACGAGGCCGTGCTGCTGGACACCGCGGGCCGCTACACCAGCGCGGAGGAGGACCGGCCGGAGTGGCTGGCCTTCCTGGACACGGTGGCCAAGCACCGCCCCAACCGGCCCATCAACGGGCTCATCGTGGCCATCAGCGTCAGCGAGCTCTTGAACGCGGACCCGCAGGCCGTGGGGGAGATGGGGCAGACCATCCGCGAGCGCCTGGATGAAATCACCACCCGGCTGAAGATGCTGGTGCCGGTGTACGTGATGATCACCAAGTGCGACCTGCTGCCCGGCTTCGTGGAGATGTTCTCGGATTTGTCGCGCGTGGAGCGCGGGCAGATCTGGGGCTTCACGGTGCCGCTGGAGCAGCAGCGCGAGGCGAGCACGGACCTGTTCCGCGAGCGCTTCGACGAGATGCTCTCCGTGCTGGAGCAGCGCTCGTTGCGCCGGCTGGGCCAGGAGCGCCGGCTGGAGACGCGCGAGAAGATCTACGGCTTCCCGCAGAAGTTCGACGCGCTCCGGAAGAACCTGGCGGAGTTCCTCCAGCCGCTCTTCCTGGAGAACGTGTTCCAGGACACGCCCGTCTTCCGCGGCCTGTACTTCAACAGCGGCACGCAGGAGCTGCGCCCGGTGGACAAGGTGTCCCCGTCCGCGGCGGAGATGTTCGGCAGCACCAACGGCCGGGCGCAGACGGACGGCGCCACGGACGGCCGCAGCTACTTCCTCTGGGACGTCTTCACCAAGGTGATGTTCCAGGACCAGCAGGTGGCGGTGCGCAGCTCGCTGGAGGAGGCGCGGGTGCGCCGCCAGCGGATGGTCCTGGCCAGCGCGGCCTTCGCGGCCACGGTGCTGCTGCTGTCGCTGCCCACGGTGTCCTTCTTCCAGAACCGCGGCATGGCGGAGGCCGTCACCGACGCCATCACCCGCGTGAACCTGGACCCGCGCGACGACATCCGCCGCGTCGAGGACCTGATTCCCCTGCGCAACCGGCTCCAGGAGCTGACCGAGTACGAGGAGGGCGGCGCGCCGGTGTTCATGCGCTTCGGCCTCTATCAGGGCCAGAAGCTGCTGCCGCAGGCGCGCCAGTTCTACAACGCGGCCCTGCGCCGGGTGCTGCTCGGCAAGCAGTTCGAGCTCATCCAGCAGCGGCTGGACAGCTTCGGGAAGAACCCGGACCTGCTGAAGGTGCGCAGCGACGAGGACTACAGCAAGCACTTCGACGCGTACCGGCAGTACTTCGACGACCTGAAGATGTACCTGCTGGTGACGACGCCCCGCGACCCGCGCGAGCCGGAGCTGGACGAGACGCAGCGCAAGTGGCTCCAGGACGAAATCGTCAAGCACTGGAAGCGCGTGCGGGGTGACTCGGTGGACGAGCGCGCCGTGGCGAACCACGCGGAGACGTTCCTGCTGATGCTCGCCAACGAGCAGATGCTCCCGGAGGAGCACAAGCCGGCGCGTGAGCAGCGCATCGCCTTCAGCCGCGTCACCGGCGTGGTGCAGTCGGCGCGCCGCTCGCTCAACAACGTGCCCCTGGTGCGGCTGGAGCTGGCGCAGCTCGTGGCCAACATGAGCGGCGCGTACCCGGACGTGACGCTGGAGCAGCTCGTGGGCTCGGTGCCGCAGATGAGCGCCGAGTCCCGGGTGCGGGGCGCCTTCACGCGCAAGGCCTACGACGACGTCATCCGCGAGCGGCTGGAGCTGGCCTTCCAGGACCAGCAGTCCTGGGTGCTGGACCGCGACGAGAAGGTGGACACGGCGAGCTCGCGCCGCGAGCTGCGCACGCGCTACTTCGAGGCGTACACCCAGGAGTGGAAGGACTTCCTCGGCTCCATCCGCGTGCAGGCCCCGGAGAACCTGACGCAGATGGAGAGCCTGCTGACGAACCTGACGCGCGGCAAGCCCAAGCCCTACGGGCGGCTGTTCCGCGCGCTCACCTACAACGTGGTGCTGGACAAGCGCGACACGAAGGCCGCGGAGGCGGAGACGGGCCTCCTGGCCAGGGCGGGGAAGCTGTTCGGCTCGGAGCCGGAGAAGGAGGCGGCGAAGAAGCGCGAGCTGCTCAACGCCAACTCTCCGTCGGGCGCCCAGGAGGTCACCGCGCGCGACGTGGAGCGCGAGTTCGCCTCGCTCATCCGCTTCGCCACGGAGACGTCCAAGACGGAGGACGGCGAGGAGTCCCTGACGGCGCTGGACTCATACGAGGACCAGCTCGCCACCGTCCAGACGACGCTGCTGGCGGTGAAGGACAAGCCGGCCGAGTCCGGCCTGCTGCTGGACAAGATCGAGACCACCCGCAACAACGTGGAGCTGATGGTCCGCAAGCAGACGGACAACGTCGCCATCTTCGAGCGGCTGCTGCTGCCCCCGTTCCAGGAGATGCGCTCGGTGGTGTTCGTGGGCGTGGCCTGCAACAAGAGCAAGCTGTGGAACGACCAGGTGGTGCTGGCGTGGAACCACGCCTTCAAGGGGAAGTACCCGTTCGACCGCGCGTCGCAGGCGGACGCGCCCCTGCCGGAGGTGGCGGAGTTCCTCCGGCCCGAGGGCGGCCTGGTGCGCAAGTTCGTCAAGGAGCAGCTCCTGGAGGACGTGGTGGCCACCGGGCGCCGGTGGGAGTTCACCTCGTCGGGCGGCGTCATGTACCGGCCCGACATGCTCAACTTCCTGGAGAAGACGGGCGCGCTGTCCACCACCCTCTTCCCCGGCGGCGACACGGTGGACCCGCTGGTCCGCTTCCAGGTGCGCCTGCGCCCGGGCGTCTCGGCGGACGGGATGGCGTCGCAGATTTCGTCCATCACCCTGACGCTCGACGGCACGGACGAGACGTACCGCAACGGCCCGGACACCGTGTGGAAGCCGATGATCTGGCCCGGCCAGGCCGGCAAGCTCGGCGCCCGCATCACCGTGCAGAGCGCGGATGGCTCCACGGAGACTTCGCTGGAGGCCGAGGGTGACTGGGGCCTTTTCCGCCTGCTGGAGCGCGTCAAGCGCATCGAGCCCAGCGCCGACGGCCGCTACTTCACGGCGACGTGGGAGATCGAGGAGATGAACGGCGCGCTGGTCTCCATCGACTTCCGCCCGGAGCGCACCGCGAACCCCTTCTTCGGGATGTCGGGCAACACGTCCAAGCTGCTGGCCATCTTCCGGGACCCGGGGTTGCAGCCGCCGGTGAGCATCGCGCGGAAGGGTGAGTGCGCGTCGCAGGCCGTCGCGGCGGATGGGGTTCGTTGA
- the tagF gene encoding type VI secretion system-associated protein TagF, translated as MAVQSPRIGLLGKTPRQAEFIRHNAATPLALQLYGWMEAGVERSRRSRAELPAEPVSFVFTAPGQKQALVGLMAPSQDSVGRAFPLAVFTEVSSAETAARLALTPEAYQPFLRAAGALAQAASDLEVPQLLEQVAALPLPGPGDYSLAKRLRDTVLADHHTVDLLGPVVEGAPDGGRYYALHTFLTACASERGKEQLPAGVTLDCALSTRVGPVAWLELSARLLKWTQQPPAFFWSEGDKPRLLISLGAPSPALFLAMAQPSRPGAQVWPLRTERPAAIDVARKGLTASARQVIDAPSTTLEQLLQTLSR; from the coding sequence ATGGCAGTGCAGTCGCCGCGCATCGGCCTGCTGGGGAAGACGCCCCGGCAGGCGGAGTTCATCCGCCACAACGCGGCCACCCCGCTGGCCCTCCAGCTCTACGGCTGGATGGAAGCGGGCGTGGAGCGTTCGCGAAGGTCCCGGGCGGAGCTGCCCGCCGAGCCCGTGTCCTTCGTCTTCACCGCGCCCGGTCAGAAGCAGGCGCTGGTGGGGCTGATGGCGCCCAGCCAGGACAGCGTGGGCCGGGCCTTCCCCCTGGCCGTCTTCACCGAGGTCTCCTCGGCGGAGACGGCCGCGCGCCTGGCGCTGACGCCCGAGGCCTACCAGCCCTTCCTGCGCGCCGCCGGTGCGCTGGCCCAGGCCGCGTCGGACTTGGAGGTGCCCCAGCTCCTGGAGCAGGTGGCGGCGCTCCCGCTGCCGGGCCCGGGGGACTACAGCCTCGCGAAGCGGCTGCGCGACACCGTGCTGGCGGACCACCACACCGTGGACCTGCTGGGCCCGGTGGTGGAGGGCGCCCCGGACGGAGGGCGCTACTATGCCCTGCACACCTTCCTCACCGCGTGCGCGAGCGAGCGCGGCAAGGAGCAGCTGCCCGCCGGCGTCACCCTCGACTGCGCGCTGTCCACGCGCGTGGGGCCGGTGGCGTGGCTGGAGCTGTCCGCGCGGCTACTCAAGTGGACGCAGCAGCCCCCGGCCTTCTTCTGGTCCGAGGGCGACAAGCCCCGGCTGCTCATCAGCCTGGGAGCGCCCTCCCCGGCCCTCTTCCTCGCCATGGCGCAGCCCAGCCGCCCGGGCGCGCAGGTGTGGCCGCTGCGCACCGAACGCCCGGCCGCCATCGACGTCGCCCGGAAGGGCCTCACGGCCTCCGCGCGCCAGGTCATCGACGCGCCGTCCACCACCCTGGAACAGCTATTGCAAACGCTGTCGCGCTGA
- the tssB gene encoding type VI secretion system contractile sheath small subunit: MSKESSVAPTERVNIVYKPATGNAQEQVELPLKVLMLGDFTGQEDARPLEQRAPINVDKANFNEVMAQQNLKVTLTAADKLSADPGATMNVSLQFKNLNDFSPESVVNQVPELKKLLELRSALNALKGPLGNLPAFRKKLQALLADEDGRKALIKELGLTEETK, from the coding sequence ATGAGCAAAGAGAGTTCCGTCGCCCCGACCGAGCGCGTCAACATCGTCTACAAGCCCGCCACCGGCAATGCGCAGGAGCAGGTGGAGCTGCCGCTGAAGGTGCTGATGCTGGGTGACTTCACGGGGCAGGAAGACGCCCGTCCGCTGGAGCAGCGCGCGCCCATCAACGTGGACAAGGCCAACTTCAACGAGGTCATGGCCCAGCAGAACCTCAAGGTCACGCTGACCGCCGCCGACAAGCTCTCGGCCGACCCGGGCGCCACGATGAACGTGTCGCTCCAGTTCAAGAACCTGAATGACTTCTCGCCCGAGAGCGTCGTCAACCAGGTGCCGGAGCTGAAGAAGCTGCTCGAGCTGCGCAGCGCGCTCAACGCCCTCAAGGGGCCCCTGGGCAACCTGCCGGCGTTCCGCAAGAAGCTCCAGGCCCTGCTCGCCGACGAGGACGGCCGCAAGGCGCTCATCAAGGAACTGGGTCTGACCGAAGAGACCAAGTAG